In one window of Miscanthus floridulus cultivar M001 unplaced genomic scaffold, ASM1932011v1 fs_235_4_5, whole genome shotgun sequence DNA:
- the LOC136530926 gene encoding monocopper oxidase-like protein SKU5, with translation MQRLLALVAVAALLGLRPALATDPYAFFDWDVSYVTAAPLGVKQQVIGINGKFPGPVVNVSTNWNVVVNVLNDLDEPLLITWNGIQHRKNCWQDGVLGTNCPIPSGWNWTYEFQVKDQIGSFFYFPSTGLQRAAGGFGGIVVNNRDVIAVPFDRPDGDITIFIGDWYNKNHTDLRKMLDKGKDLGMPDGVLINGKGPYRYNDSLVPAGIEYETFNVHPGSTYRIRVHNVGTSTSLNFRIQGHNMVLVETEGSYTSQQNYTNLDVHVGQSYSFLVTMDQNASSDYYVVASARQVNESLWRRVTGVAVLRYSNSRGAASGPLPDPPQDQNDRTFSMNQARSVRWNLSAGAARPNPQGSFRYSSINVTQAYLLRSTAPVSIDGRRRATLNGLSYAPPETPLRLADAYGVKGVYTLDFPERPLKGAPRIARSVINGTYRGFMELIFQNNDTRMQSYHMDGYAFFVVGMDYGEWTEDSRGTYNKGDGVARSTIQVYPGAWAAVLVSLDNVGVWNVRSENLDSWYLGQEVYVRVVNPEDTGNKTEMAIPDNSLYCGQLHKYQKEQTPHHKMGVSAAAPRSLSLARRLVAAALLLAGSFVLAP, from the exons ATGCAGCGCCTTCTCGCGCTGGTGGCAGTGgcagccctgctggggctgcggcCGGCGCTGGCCACCGACCCCTACGCCTTCTTCGACTGGGACGTCTCCTACGTCACTGCGGCGCCGCTCGGCGTCAAGCAGCAG GTGATAGGCATCAACGGCAAGTTCCCGGGGCCCGTCGTGAACGTCAGCACCAACTGGAACGTCGTCGTCAACGTGCTCAACGACCTCGACGAGCCCCTCCTCATCACCTG GAACGGGATCCAGCACCGGAAGAACTGCTGGCAGGACGGGGTGCTGGGCACCAACTGCCCCATCCCGTCCGGCTGGAACTGGACGTACGAGTTCCAGGTCAAGGACCAGATCGGCAGCTTCTTCTACTTCCCCTCCACCGGCCTGCAGCGCGCCGCCGGCGGCTTCGGCGGCATCGTCGTCAACAACCGCGACGTCATCGCCGTGCCCTTCGACCGCCCTGACGGCGACATCACCATCTTCATCGGCGACTGGTACAACAAGAACCACACG GATCTGAGGAAGATGCTGGACAAGGGGAAGGACCTCGGGATGCCGGATGGCGTGCTGATAAACGGCAAGGGTCCGTACCGGTACAATGACAGCCTTGTGCCGGCCGGCATCGAGTACGAGACCTTCAATGTGCATCCGG GCAGCACGTACCGCATCCGGGTGCACAACGTGGGCACGTCGACGAGCCTCAACTTCCGGATCCAGGGGCACAACATGGTGCTGGTCGAGACGGAGGGCTCCTACACCTCGCAGCAGAACTACACGAACCTGGACGTCCACGTCGGCCAGTCCTACTCCTTCCTCGTCACCATGGACCAGAACGCCAGCTCCGACTACTACGTCGTGGCCAGCGCCCGGCAGGTGAACGAGTCCCTCTGGCGCCGCGTCACTGGCGTCGCCGTGCTCCGCTACTCCAACTCCAGGGGCGCCGCGTCGGGCCCCCTCCCCGACCCGCCGCAGGACCAGAACGACCGGACCTTCTCCATGAACCAGGCGAGGTCCGTGCGGTGGAACCTGAGCGCCGGCGCGGCGCGGCCCAACCCGCAGGGCTCGTTCCGCTACTCGTCCATCAACGTGACGCAGGCGTACCTGCTGCGGAGCACGGCGCCCGTGTCCATCGACGGGAGGCGGCGCGCGACGCTGAACGGGCTCTCCTACGCGCCGCCGGAGACGCCGCTGCGGCTGGCGGACGCCTACGGGGTGAAGGGCGTGTACACGCTCGACTTCCCCGAGCGGCCACTCAAGGGCGCCCCGAGGATCGCGCGGTCCGTCATCAACGGCACCTACCGTGGGTTCATGGAGCTCATCTTCCAGAACAATGACACCAGGATGCAGAGCTACCACATGGACGGATACGCCTTCTTCGTCGTCGG GATGGACTACGGCGAGTGGACGGAGGACAGCAGGGGCACGTACAACAAGGGAGACGGCGTGGCGCGCAGCACGATACAGGTGTACCCGGGCGCGTGGGCGGCGGTGCTGGTGTCCCTGGACAACGTCGGCGTCTGGAACGTGCGGTCCGAGAACCTGGACTCGTGGTACCTGGGGCAGGAGGTCTACGTCAGGGTCGTCAACCCTGAGGACACCGGCAACAAGACCGAGATGGCCATCCCCGACAACAGCCTCTACTGCGGCCAGCTCCACAAGTACCAGAA GGAGCAGACTCCGCACCACAAGATGGGGGTGTCTGCTGCGGCGCCGCGCTCGTTGTCCCTGGCGCGCCGGCTGGTCGCGGCGGCGCTGCTCCTGGCAGGATCCTTCGTGTTGGCGCCGTAG